The Rhizobium rhododendri nucleotide sequence ATGCCGGGCGAAAATCACAGCAGCGCCGCGCGCAGCGGCATCGGCCACGAAGGCGGCGCCATCGGCCTTGGTGCCGGCAACCGCGACAAAGGCCATTCCCGGCGTAATCTGCCGGCTGTCGGCGGAAAGACCCGTGATGTCGATGTCGCCCAGCGAGCCGCCGACCGGTCCGTTCAACTCGGGAAAATCAGTCCCGACGAGATCACGCAATTTCATGGCGTCTACTTCTTTGTTCTAGGCCTGCCCGCCCCACGCGAATCGACCGCGTTATCCATTCAATCTCAATAAGACACCAGCAAGGCGGAGCCGCCCTCCCCGAATTTCGGTTTTACACCGAGAATCGCTGCCGAACGGGCGATGATATCGCGCGCGATGGGGGCTGCCGTATAGGCTGAAATCGTGCCCCCGTGCTCGCCGGTCATCGGTTCGTCGCAAAAGCTCATGACCACATAGCGGGGATTGTCGATCGGGAAGGCTGCGAGGAAGGTGTTGAAGTTGGCCGTGTGGGAGTAGCGACCGTTGACGACCTTGTCCGCTGTGCCGGTCTTGCTGCCGACATCGTAGCCGGGAACGCGGGCGGCACGACCGGAACCCTTGGAGCCATTGAAGTCCAGCAGGAAGCGGACGTCGTCGCTGGTGCTCTTCTTGATGACGGTTTTCGCGACCAGGTCGGCCTGCTCTGCGGTGCGTGGCAGAAAGGTCGGCTCGATAAGCTTGCCGCCGTTGACGAGCGCCGCACCGGCCACCGCCGTCTGCAGCGCCGTCGTCGAGACGCCGTGGCCGAAGGAGATGGTGATCGAGTTGATCTTCTTCCAGACTTTCGGCTGGCTTGGCGTTTTCACCTCGGGTAGTTCTGTCGGCATCCGGGTCAGGAGACCGAGGCGCGTCAGGAACTCCTTGTGGGCATCAATGCCGACGAGATCGGCGATCTTCGCCGTCCCGATGTTGGACGAATACTGGAAGATTTCCGGAACGGTCAGCACGCGGCCCTGGCCATGGAAATCGTGGATCACGAAGCCACCGATGCGGATCGGCGCGCTGGCATCGAAAGCGTCCCGAAGCGTCACCTTGCCGCTGTCGAGCGCCATTGCCATCGTGAAGGTCTTGAAGGTCGATCCCATCTCGAAGGTGCCGTTCGACATACGGTTCAGCCAGCCTTCGGCGGCACTCGCGTTCGGCTCGTTCGGATCGAAATCAGGGGCTGACGCCATGGCGATGACTTCGCCGGTCTTAACGTCGAGCACGATGGCACCGCCGCCCTTGGCCTTGAAGTTGACGACCGCCTTGGTCACGACATCGCGGGCAATGGCCTGGACGCGGACGTCGATCGACAGCTTGACCGGCTCAAGCGGCTCATTGCTGGTCATGCCAACGGCGGCGAGATCGGCAAGGCCCTGATCGTCGATATATTTTTCCATACCCATGACGCCGCGGTTGTCGATGTTGACATAGCCGAGGATATGCGAGGCCGTCGGGCCGCCGGGATAGAAGCGGCGCTTTTCCGGCCGGAAACCGATTCCGGGAATACCGAGCGCCAGGATCTGGCTCTGCTGCTTCGGCGTCAACTGGCGCTTCAGCCAGGCGAAGTGCGACGTGTTGGTCGAAAGCTTTTTGTAAGTCCCCTTGAGATCGAGATCCGGCAGCACTGTCGAAAGTTTTTCGACGGCGTCGTCGACATCGACGATCTTGTTCGGCTCGGCAAACAGCGACACCGTACGGATGTCGGTCGCGAGCAGCGCCCCGTTGCGGTCGACGATGTCGGGCCGCGAGGCCATCAGCCTGTCGGCCGGCAGAATGCTCGATACGGTATCGGGCATGGCAGTGCCATACTCGACCAGTCGCGCGCCGATAATGCAGTAGACGACGCCGAAGCTCACGCTCAACAACAGGACGCGGCTCCGCGCCTGCCCCGTCTTGCGCTTTCGCGATCCCTCGACGACCGCGCTTGCAAGCGCGTCGACTGGCTTGCCGTTGGTACCGGCGGAAAAATGTGCCTTGCTCTTCAAGAGCATGATGCGGGATAGAAAAGACATCAGCGCTTCACCGATCCCGTTTTGATATCGTCGACACCGGACTTGCCATGCTTAGCGGGTGCCAGCCTTGCGACTGGCTTCGGCGCAGGCTTGGCTGCCACGTCGGCTATAACCTTGCGGATATCGGCATCGCTGTCGTCGCCCTTTGATGTGCCGGGCTTTGCGGTCGGCTTGCCGTCCATGATACCCGGAGGTGGCGGTAGCTGGCTGCGCAGCATTGGCAGCTCATTCGGCTGCACGAGGGATGTCGAGAGTGTCGGCTGCAGCTGCAGTTCGCTGTTATAGTTGGCGACCAACCGCTCGAGGCGGTTCGGCTGTACGACCAGCGCCCAGTCGGCCTTCAGCAGCTCGATGGTATCCTTCTCGAGCTTGATCTCGGCTTCGAGGTGATGCACCTCCTCGAGCTTGAGCTCGGCGCGGTGCTTGATGGTGTAGGTCACGGCCGCCGCAGTGGTCATGACGCCGATGAGCACGATATCGAAGGTCTTCAGCATCTCAACCTCCAAGCTTTGCAAGGGTGGCAAGGTTCGGCAGCTCGAAAATCGAGACGTCGGCTGCTTCTGCCGGCGCAGCGGTTCGCACAGCAGCACGCAGCTTGGCCGAACGGGCACGTGGATTGAGCTCGGCCTCGACCTCGCCGGCCGAGACGACCTGCTTGCCGATGGCATCGAAAGTCGCCGCCCGCTCGTGGACGACTGGCATATGGCGCGAGCCCGTCGAGCGGCCCGAACGGTCGGTGAGGAACTTCTTGACGATGCGGTCTTCCAGCGAATGGAAGGTGACGACGACCAGGCGGCCGCCGGGCTTCAACGCCCGCTCGGCGGCAAACAGCGCTTCGGCCAGTTCACCGAGCTCGTCGTTGACGAAGATACGCAGCGACTGGAAGACACGGGTCGCCGGATGGATCTTGTCCTTGGCCTTGCGGGGCGTTACCAGCTCGATCAGTCCTGCAAGATCACGCGTCGTCTCGAAAGGCTTTTCGGCACGGCGCTTCTCGATGGCATGGGCAATGCGCGGCGCCTGCTTTTCCTCGCCGAGAAAGACGAAGATTCGGATAAGGTCGGCGAGCTTGGCATTGTTGATGACGTCGGCAGCAGACACGCCCTTTGCCGACATGCGCATGTCGAGCGGACCGTTCCTCTGGAACGAGAAGCCGCGCTCGGCCTCGTCGATCTGCATCGAGGATACGCCGATATCGAGAACGATGCCGTCGAGACCGCCCTCAGGAGCATGCTCTGCCAGCTGCGAGAATTGCGAGTGAATGAGAGTAAGTTTGCCGGGATGAGCTTCGACCAGCGCCTGGCCTGCCGCAATCGCCGTCGGATCGCGGTCGAGCGCAATCACATCGGCACCCGACGCCAACAGCGCCGACGTATAGCCGCCAGCCCCGAACGTGCCGTCGAGAATGACCTTGCCAGGCGCAGGCTCCAGCGCCCTTACGACTTCGGCCAGGAGAACCGGAATATGACGAAGCGGCCCGCCACCGGCTTCAGCACAATCTCCGCCAGGTTGAGCTTCCATTCCGTCCCCTCGTTGTATCAGGAACGCATGCCCGCCAGCCTGCGCTCCTCTCTTGCGGTTGCCTGCAGGGCTTGAAACGCCTGCGGCTCCCAAAGCTGAAAGTAGTCCGCCCGACCCACGAAGGTCACCTCGTCGGTGATTCCGGTGAAATCGCGGATGAAATCCGTGACCATCAACCGTCCCTCGGCATCGAGCTTCATGAAGACCCCGCCCCCATGGATGAGGAGCGACATCTGATTCGCCTGCGACGAAAACGGATCTTCCGCCGCAATCTGTTGCTCGAACCGGTCGAGCAGATCCAGTCCGCCGATGCTGATCGCCGGGAACACGAAATCCTGGAAGCAGTACAGCTCCGGAATGGCGCGCTCCGACAGCACCGATCGAAATACCGAAGGCACGGAAACGCGGCCCTTGGCATCGATCTTGTTCGTCGCATTCGACAGGAAGCGTTTCATGACGCGAAACACCCGTTTCCATTGGTCGCGCGAAAATCCTTCGCCCACATTCACTGCCGCCATCGCACAAAGCTTCGCCCGCCGGAAAAACTATTGTCTTCCCGGTCTCCCCGAGAGGAGCACGACCTTTACTTTGCGATGATTGGGCCTTGATTTGCCCCTGTGCAGTGCGAATTTGGGATACCATGGGACCATATGGGCGTCAATGGGATACGGCCTGCGGAAGCCGGTTGCAGTCCCCCATATTCATAGGCCGTTAAGCTTAACGAAAGGTTAGGAAGTGCGGCATTTGCCCGCCGCGAGCGCCTGAGAGGCGATCGCATTGCTTGAAAAAATTGGACATTTGACTATCGATTAGCGACCGCAAATAAAGGGCGCGAGGCGCCACCGCAGTGCTCGAAAAAAATTACCAGTTGGCCTGTAAGCCGGGTTCTGTAAGGCCCCGACCGAAGTCGGAACGTGGCAGCCATTCATCTGGGACGACACTTGCGTGCCGCCTCGTGCAACCCACCCGGATGACAGGCCCGGAAACAGGCTGGTGCGCTTGCGCGCCCCGCGTCATCCCTATTCGGTTTTGCTCCCGGTGGGGTTTACCATGCCGTCGCTGTCACCAGAGACGCGGTGGGCTCTTACCCCACCCTTTCACCCTTACCCGGTCGGGACCGGGCGGTTTACTTTCTGTGGCACTTTCCCTGAGGTCACCCTCGCCGGACGTTATCCGGCACCGTGTTTCCGTGGAGCCCGGACTTTCCTCACCCCACCGCCTTTCGACATTGTGAAGCGCGGCTGCCCGGCCAACTGGTAGGCGCTCATTAGCCGAGGCCGCAGGCAATTGCCACCTTAAATCCAACGACCGCCGGCAAATCCGCTCACTGGCGAAAATATGGTGCAAAATCCGTGCTGTAGGCGTCGTCGTTGATTCGACCCTCGAGCAGCAATTCGGCACCAAGCCGGCCGATTTCATCCGAACTCTTCGCCGACGTGCCGCTGCAGCCGGTCAGGACGCCAATCCGCGGCGACGCCGTGTAGCCGATCATCGGATAGGTCGACGGTGAATAGGAGGTGACACAGGCGCCCGACGATATCGACAACGGCCGCAAATCGGGAACCAGCCGTCGAACGATCCGCGTCAGGTGATCGCGTACCGAGGCCCGGCCATCGGTGCGAAACCAGGCACGCATCTCGGCGTCGCTGGTGATGTCGTAGTCGTCGGGATCCCCGCCGATCTTGAGGTAA carries:
- the ftsL gene encoding cell division protein FtsL, yielding MLKTFDIVLIGVMTTAAAVTYTIKHRAELKLEEVHHLEAEIKLEKDTIELLKADWALVVQPNRLERLVANYNSELQLQPTLSTSLVQPNELPMLRSQLPPPPGIMDGKPTAKPGTSKGDDSDADIRKVIADVAAKPAPKPVARLAPAKHGKSGVDDIKTGSVKR
- a CDS encoding peptidoglycan D,D-transpeptidase FtsI family protein → MSFLSRIMLLKSKAHFSAGTNGKPVDALASAVVEGSRKRKTGQARSRVLLLSVSFGVVYCIIGARLVEYGTAMPDTVSSILPADRLMASRPDIVDRNGALLATDIRTVSLFAEPNKIVDVDDAVEKLSTVLPDLDLKGTYKKLSTNTSHFAWLKRQLTPKQQSQILALGIPGIGFRPEKRRFYPGGPTASHILGYVNIDNRGVMGMEKYIDDQGLADLAAVGMTSNEPLEPVKLSIDVRVQAIARDVVTKAVVNFKAKGGGAIVLDVKTGEVIAMASAPDFDPNEPNASAAEGWLNRMSNGTFEMGSTFKTFTMAMALDSGKVTLRDAFDASAPIRIGGFVIHDFHGQGRVLTVPEIFQYSSNIGTAKIADLVGIDAHKEFLTRLGLLTRMPTELPEVKTPSQPKVWKKINSITISFGHGVSTTALQTAVAGAALVNGGKLIEPTFLPRTAEQADLVAKTVIKKSTSDDVRFLLDFNGSKGSGRAARVPGYDVGSKTGTADKVVNGRYSHTANFNTFLAAFPIDNPRYVVMSFCDEPMTGEHGGTISAYTAAPIARDIIARSAAILGVKPKFGEGGSALLVSY
- the rsmH gene encoding 16S rRNA (cytosine(1402)-N(4))-methyltransferase RsmH, with amino-acid sequence MEAQPGGDCAEAGGGPLRHIPVLLAEVVRALEPAPGKVILDGTFGAGGYTSALLASGADVIALDRDPTAIAAGQALVEAHPGKLTLIHSQFSQLAEHAPEGGLDGIVLDIGVSSMQIDEAERGFSFQRNGPLDMRMSAKGVSAADVINNAKLADLIRIFVFLGEEKQAPRIAHAIEKRRAEKPFETTRDLAGLIELVTPRKAKDKIHPATRVFQSLRIFVNDELGELAEALFAAERALKPGGRLVVVTFHSLEDRIVKKFLTDRSGRSTGSRHMPVVHERAATFDAIGKQVVSAGEVEAELNPRARSAKLRAAVRTAAPAEAADVSIFELPNLATLAKLGG
- the mraZ gene encoding division/cell wall cluster transcriptional repressor MraZ, which produces MKRFLSNATNKIDAKGRVSVPSVFRSVLSERAIPELYCFQDFVFPAISIGGLDLLDRFEQQIAAEDPFSSQANQMSLLIHGGGVFMKLDAEGRLMVTDFIRDFTGITDEVTFVGRADYFQLWEPQAFQALQATAREERRLAGMRS